Proteins encoded in a region of the Quercus lobata isolate SW786 chromosome 8, ValleyOak3.0 Primary Assembly, whole genome shotgun sequence genome:
- the LOC115958572 gene encoding uncharacterized protein LOC115958572: MEQGVVLEVRSSELETGLSSSDRLVEGDTVVSAPQEVKAFHALEEECGLDGKTLSRFKDKFQFLDRVRVRLPSEEDRACHFFPGEVYFYEATFLCGLRFPIHPFIMELLDHFGIVPGQLMPNLWRIVVNYMGIWLAAMDGDMIRVNELVYLYRLKASKEHRYYELLPWERRIRIVWNLPSSFRY, translated from the coding sequence ATGGAGCAAGGAGTGGTGTTAGAGGTGAGGTCGAGTGAGTTGGAGACCGGGTTATCATCTAGTGATAGACTCGTGGAGGGGGATACTGTCGTCTCTGCCCCTCAAGAGGTTAAGGCTTTCCATGCTCTTGAGGAGGAGTGCGGCTTAGATGGCAAAACACTCTCTAGGTTTAAGGACAAATTTCAATTCCTAGATAGGGTTAGGGTCCGTCTACCAAGTGAGGAGGATCGGGCTTGCCACTTCTTTCCTGGGGAGGTATACTTCTATGAGGCTACCTTTCTTTGTGGGCTTAGGTTCCCCATCCATCCTTTCATCATGGAGTTGCTGGACCACTTTGGTATTGTTCCTGGGCAACTTATGCCCAATTTGTGGAGGATAGTGGTCAATTATATGGGGATATGGCTGGCTGCTATGGACGGAGATATGATCAGGGTGAACGAGCTTGTCTACCTGTACCGTTTGAAAGCGTCTAAGGAGCACAGGTATTATGAGTTGTTGCCATGGGAGAGGAGGATTAGGATCGTCTGGAATCTACCCTCGTCATTCAGATACTGA